Proteins encoded by one window of Nostoc sp. PCC 7120 = FACHB-418:
- a CDS encoding ribbon-helix-helix domain-containing protein yields MNINIDIPDEVRVYVEAQVVTGAYNSIGEYFLALVKQDQKHKAQANLEALLKEGIDSPGQEVTPEYWQNLRCTILGENSLSDSGE; encoded by the coding sequence ATGAATATCAATATTGATATACCTGATGAAGTACGCGTTTATGTGGAGGCACAAGTGGTGACAGGTGCTTATAACAGTATTGGCGAATACTTCCTAGCTTTAGTTAAACAAGACCAAAAACACAAAGCGCAAGCGAATTTAGAAGCACTTTTGAAAGAAGGCATTGATTCTCCAGGTCAGGAAGTAACACCCGAATACTGGCAGAATTTGCGTTGCACCATTTTAGGAGAGAACAGCTTAAGTGATTCAGGTGAGTGA
- a CDS encoding KAP family NTPase has product MFEGQDSFSLEPDTLNILSADKPLSDPKDDKLGYAPFAKNLAESICKMSPPDGLVIAVYAPWGLGKSTLLNFIIHYLKQKPEQEQPIIVPYNPWWFSGQEDLTKSFFEQLSGVLYEKWQSLGRKFKNQIESFAERVSTVPGLWTKGFAATVKTVISPKDIHKLKQEIEETLKKQQKRILVVIDDIDRLTAEEIRQLFRVIKAVANFPNVVYLLLFDKEVVIKALEEIQKINGEVYLEKIVQVSFELPLPDRIQLSRLFDSQLDKIISGTPEELFDQKYWLEIYWQGIEHFITTPRSILRLANTLMVTYPGVKGEVNFVDFVAIETIRLFYPTVYNIIRNNPELFTFGVRFLTVPRIIDEEKIKEFHNTWINQINERDRNAVKFILTKIFPKSGNINITLGDNYFQNKRRYLHICSADVFPVYFRLAIPEGNISISEMQAILALANNCQAFGAKLVELSAQMRPDGISRINVFLDRLRDYVDKDIPLNDVEPILQAFFEVGDQLWDIEYENNSFVSIGNEYEIELLINQLLQRIEKSERGQILKKVIFNGHAIATIVHQVVSLGSQHGKYEYRRDKPEAQRVVNTQQLEEIEKLALDKVRNAAQQESLLKAPKLLHILAFWRDLANVEEVNQWIKEILKEDQKLICLLENFLTIAQNDMIFPQWLLSDLSADEVIARVQDLTEQSRLAENLKISLNKFITKYKMMQE; this is encoded by the coding sequence ATGTTTGAAGGGCAAGATAGCTTCAGTTTGGAGCCTGATACTCTAAATATTTTATCGGCAGATAAACCTCTAAGTGACCCAAAAGATGACAAATTAGGTTATGCTCCATTCGCCAAGAATCTTGCAGAAAGCATCTGCAAAATGTCTCCGCCAGATGGATTAGTGATAGCAGTTTATGCCCCTTGGGGTTTAGGTAAGTCAACTTTATTAAATTTTATAATACACTACCTCAAGCAAAAGCCTGAGCAGGAACAACCAATAATTGTGCCGTATAATCCTTGGTGGTTTTCTGGGCAGGAAGACCTTACTAAAAGCTTTTTTGAGCAATTATCAGGCGTATTATACGAGAAATGGCAATCCCTTGGGAGAAAATTTAAAAACCAGATAGAAAGTTTTGCAGAGAGAGTTTCTACAGTTCCAGGTTTATGGACAAAAGGTTTTGCTGCAACAGTAAAAACAGTCATTAGTCCAAAGGATATACATAAATTAAAACAGGAAATAGAAGAAACACTAAAAAAGCAGCAAAAACGTATTTTAGTTGTTATTGATGATATAGATAGATTGACTGCTGAAGAGATTAGACAACTGTTTCGGGTAATTAAAGCAGTTGCTAATTTTCCTAATGTTGTTTATCTTTTACTTTTTGATAAAGAAGTTGTTATCAAAGCTCTTGAAGAAATACAGAAAATAAATGGAGAAGTTTATCTTGAGAAAATTGTTCAGGTTTCTTTTGAACTGCCCCTTCCTGATAGAATACAGCTTTCCAGATTATTTGATAGCCAACTAGACAAAATAATTTCTGGTACTCCAGAAGAACTATTTGACCAAAAATATTGGTTAGAAATTTATTGGCAAGGAATAGAGCATTTTATTACTACACCTCGTAGTATATTACGTTTAGCGAATACCTTGATGGTGACATATCCAGGAGTTAAAGGAGAAGTTAATTTCGTTGATTTCGTTGCTATTGAAACTATTAGGCTGTTTTACCCAACTGTATATAATATTATTCGTAATAATCCAGAATTATTCACTTTTGGGGTTAGATTTTTAACTGTACCAAGGATTATAGACGAAGAAAAAATAAAGGAATTTCATAACACTTGGATTAATCAAATTAATGAAAGAGATAGAAATGCAGTCAAATTTATATTAACAAAAATTTTTCCAAAATCAGGTAATATAAATATAACTTTAGGAGATAATTATTTTCAAAATAAACGAAGATATCTTCATATATGCAGTGCAGATGTTTTCCCTGTTTACTTTCGTTTAGCGATTCCTGAAGGTAATATATCTATTTCTGAAATGCAAGCTATATTAGCTTTAGCAAATAATTGTCAGGCATTTGGAGCTAAACTGGTAGAATTATCTGCCCAGATGCGTCCTGATGGTATAAGTAGAATTAATGTTTTTCTAGACCGTTTAAGAGATTATGTAGATAAAGATATTCCTTTAAATGATGTAGAACCTATTTTACAGGCTTTTTTTGAAGTTGGAGATCAACTGTGGGACATTGAATATGAGAACAATTCTTTTGTTTCCATAGGTAATGAATATGAAATAGAATTATTAATAAATCAACTTTTGCAAAGAATTGAAAAATCAGAAAGAGGACAAATATTAAAAAAAGTCATATTTAACGGTCATGCAATTGCAACAATAGTACACCAAGTTGTATCTCTGGGGTCGCAGCATGGAAAATATGAATATAGAAGAGACAAGCCTGAAGCTCAAAGAGTTGTAAATACACAACAATTAGAAGAAATCGAGAAGCTTGCTTTGGATAAAGTACGAAATGCTGCACAACAAGAAAGTTTACTTAAAGCACCTAAATTGCTTCATATCCTAGCTTTTTGGCGTGATTTAGCTAATGTAGAAGAAGTAAATCAATGGATAAAAGAAATTCTTAAGGAAGACCAAAAACTAATTTGTTTGTTAGAAAACTTTCTTACTATTGCACAAAATGATATGATTTTTCCTCAATGGTTATTGTCTGACTTAAGCGCAGATGAGGTAATTGCTAGAGTTCAAGATTTAACTGAACAAAGCAGATTAGCAGAAAATTTGAAGATATCATTAAATAAATTTATAACAAAATACAAAATGATGCAAGAATAA
- a CDS encoding RNA-guided endonuclease InsQ/TnpB family protein: MLDVLKVRIYPNKEQEISLAKSFGCSRFVWNFYLNKTNTQYEETGKGMTYCQMAKDLTQLKKLSDYEWLQEPTAAVLQQSLKNLESAFKNFFSKRAGFPKFKSKHSKQSIRFPESCSIKDSGLKLPKLGIVKVSLSKKINSKIKSVTVSKTSTGKYFAALLFEAKDLTNNKQGKISGIDLGLTSLITVFDGETCYKVDPIKPTRKYAKRLRIRQKALSRKVKGSNNRRKAIKVVAKVHEKISNTRQDFLHKLSRKLVDDNQIIVAENLCVKGLARTKLAKSIHDAGFGMLLNFISYKLEREGGKFVQVDRFFPSSKLCSCCGHKNNLLNLSIREWICPSCQTTHDRDENASRNLRTEGIRILETNTAGHAEIQACGETVRLVGTCAKKRVSEKQESPATLLCG, translated from the coding sequence ATGTTAGACGTACTGAAGGTCAGAATTTATCCAAACAAAGAGCAAGAAATATCCTTAGCTAAAAGCTTTGGTTGTTCTCGCTTTGTTTGGAATTTCTACCTCAATAAAACCAATACTCAATATGAAGAAACTGGTAAAGGTATGACTTACTGCCAGATGGCTAAAGACCTTACCCAGTTGAAGAAACTGTCTGATTATGAATGGTTGCAAGAACCAACTGCTGCCGTTCTACAACAGTCACTCAAGAATTTGGAATCTGCGTTTAAAAACTTTTTCTCTAAACGTGCTGGATTTCCAAAATTCAAAAGCAAGCATTCTAAACAGTCCATCCGATTCCCTGAGAGTTGTTCGATTAAAGATAGTGGTTTAAAACTACCTAAGCTTGGGATTGTTAAAGTCAGTCTTTCAAAAAAAATTAATAGCAAAATCAAATCTGTAACTGTTTCCAAGACAAGTACAGGTAAATATTTTGCTGCACTCTTATTTGAAGCCAAAGATTTAACAAACAACAAGCAAGGCAAAATATCAGGAATTGATTTAGGACTAACCAGTTTAATAACTGTGTTTGATGGTGAAACTTGTTACAAGGTTGACCCAATCAAACCCACCAGAAAATATGCAAAACGACTGCGAATTAGACAAAAAGCTTTATCTCGTAAGGTCAAGGGGTCTAACAACAGACGAAAAGCAATTAAAGTAGTTGCGAAAGTTCACGAAAAAATATCAAACACTAGACAAGATTTTCTCCATAAACTCTCACGAAAGTTAGTTGATGATAACCAAATCATAGTAGCTGAGAACCTTTGCGTTAAAGGTCTAGCACGTACCAAATTAGCTAAGTCAATACATGATGCTGGTTTTGGTATGCTGCTTAATTTCATCAGCTACAAACTGGAAAGAGAAGGAGGTAAATTTGTTCAAGTTGACAGATTCTTTCCCAGTTCAAAACTTTGTTCATGCTGCGGTCATAAGAATAATTTGCTGAATTTAAGTATCCGTGAGTGGATTTGTCCAAGTTGCCAAACAACCCACGACAGAGATGAAAATGCTTCACGGAACTTGAGGACAGAAGGGATAAGAATACTAGAAACAAATACTGCGGGACACGCAGAAATTCAAGCTTGCGGAGAAACAGTAAGACTCGTTGGTACTTGTGCCAAAAAGCGTGTTTCTGAGAAGCAAGAATCTCCCGCTACACTGCTTTGCGGTTAG
- a CDS encoding recombinase family protein, translating to MNYIKLLLSATGKRLEIVNDADNGKDELMQDLVSVITSFVQRIYGLRRAKRKTEKIIAELHRNGAEE from the coding sequence TTGAATTATATTAAGCTTCTGTTATCAGCCACAGGTAAAAGACTAGAGATTGTGAATGATGCTGACAACGGAAAAGATGAGCTAATGCAGGATTTAGTTTCTGTAATTACCTCATTTGTGCAACGCATTTATGGATTGCGAAGAGCAAAGCGTAAAACGGAGAAAATCATAGCAGAACTGCATCGCAATGGAGCAGAAGAATGA
- a CDS encoding BRO family protein translates to MNAITSAQSNTDSPFDQIRKIDDDGTEYWLARDLMPILGYQQWRRLEDAINRAIAACKNIGQESENHFLPMPAKSTGGRPGDDFKLSRHGCYLTAMNGDSRKPEIAAAQNYFAVKTREAELAPQSQELLSQLLETIEQQNKVIEAQGQAIAQLQAQVQTLLPPSSDFIPPGWDAEVWRSLPPQDQRHFRFLYRRRRFRPSQQGQAEPVALPAISTEQMKQNQRSEVAQLVGEVSPEEKQRLQAAKLQALREFWSQAPEEDQENMPF, encoded by the coding sequence ATGAATGCAATCACATCAGCCCAATCTAATACTGATAGCCCATTTGACCAAATCAGAAAAATTGATGATGACGGTACTGAGTATTGGTTAGCCCGTGATTTAATGCCTATTTTGGGTTATCAGCAATGGCGAAGACTTGAAGATGCCATAAATAGAGCGATCGCCGCTTGTAAAAACATCGGTCAAGAGAGCGAGAACCACTTTTTGCCAATGCCGGCAAAAAGTACTGGAGGCAGGCCGGGAGATGATTTCAAGCTTTCTCGTCATGGTTGCTACCTCACAGCCATGAATGGGGATTCACGTAAACCAGAGATAGCAGCAGCGCAGAATTACTTTGCAGTGAAAACCCGTGAGGCAGAGTTAGCCCCACAGTCCCAAGAGTTATTGTCACAACTGTTAGAAACAATTGAACAGCAGAACAAGGTAATTGAAGCACAAGGTCAGGCGATCGCACAACTGCAAGCGCAAGTTCAAACCCTGCTGCCACCATCATCTGACTTCATTCCCCCCGGCTGGGATGCCGAAGTATGGCGATCGCTACCTCCACAAGATCAACGCCACTTTCGTTTTTTGTACCGTCGCCGTCGTTTCCGCCCCTCCCAGCAAGGTCAAGCGGAACCAGTGGCACTCCCCGCCATCAGTACCGAGCAGATGAAGCAGAATCAACGCTCTGAAGTAGCGCAGTTAGTCGGTGAAGTATCGCCCGAAGAAAAACAACGGTTGCAAGCCGCGAAACTCCAAGCACTTCGAGAATTTTGGTCACAAGCTCCAGAGGAAGACCAAGAAAATATGCCGTTTTAG
- a CDS encoding alpha-ketoglutarate-dependent dioxygenase AlkB, with amino-acid sequence MILQERYGRSQNSQDVFLHRSCKCITKLRELTLPLHPSVLVQYANFRLSQSLADPQTDFWLEHGSLLLMHPGCQSTHLHQLPKTNKVVGTRINLTFRPHTGGKR; translated from the coding sequence ATGATTTTACAAGAGCGCTATGGGCGATCGCAAAACTCTCAGGACGTATTTCTGCATCGGTCTTGCAAATGTATAACCAAGTTACGGGAGTTGACCCTGCCATTGCATCCATCAGTCTTGGTGCAGTACGCAAATTTCAGATTAAGCCAATCTCTGGCAGACCCACAGACAGATTTCTGGTTGGAACACGGCAGCCTACTTTTGATGCACCCTGGTTGCCAATCTACGCATCTGCACCAACTACCGAAGACAAATAAGGTTGTTGGCACTCGTATCAATCTTACCTTTCGTCCACATACAGGCGGTAAAAGATAA
- a CDS encoding PEP-CTERM sorting domain-containing protein yields the protein MNQVRLPKVSVAVIGLVVASVFHATPVLGAILTRQEFSGNFTLVDTTSPFLTNSLPFESEYSGFVVYSKDGTLSDWELNVNNLDLNLNPGSTNGGNLTPDVDFELDSRSNWNLVVDFGIAFDAPRYTLERTSSSEISLTGEVGRAGTYIYQDSAANITLSSSSTSVPEPSSLLGLLFGVGAIAVSKKASQTKSEA from the coding sequence ATGAATCAAGTTCGACTCCCCAAAGTTAGCGTTGCCGTGATTGGTTTGGTAGTTGCAAGCGTATTTCATGCTACTCCTGTGCTGGGAGCAATTCTAACTAGACAAGAATTTTCAGGTAATTTTACCTTAGTTGATACTACTAGCCCATTCCTTACGAACTCTTTGCCATTCGAGAGCGAATATTCGGGATTCGTGGTTTACTCAAAGGACGGGACTTTGAGCGATTGGGAGCTGAACGTTAACAATCTAGACCTGAATTTGAATCCAGGATCTACTAATGGCGGTAACTTAACCCCAGATGTTGATTTTGAGCTTGATTCTAGGTCGAATTGGAATTTAGTGGTTGATTTTGGCATTGCTTTTGATGCTCCTAGATATACCTTAGAAAGAACTTCAAGCTCTGAAATTAGCTTGACGGGTGAAGTGGGACGGGCAGGAACATACATCTATCAAGATTCTGCTGCCAATATTACCCTGAGTTCTTCATCTACATCAGTACCAGAACCCAGTTCCCTACTAGGTCTATTATTTGGAGTTGGTGCAATTGCTGTCTCGAAAAAAGCTAGTCAGACGAAATCTGAAGCATGA
- a CDS encoding RNA-guided endonuclease InsQ/TnpB family protein, translated as MKWVRLNRKTYNMAIAYLNQKQGFDRTGIGGTGKQAFKTFFKAHIRPDWLKNELPAAILDQAVMEAYSAWSTTQRHPKTISKGKDKKPHPQAGLKIAKFRSIRDSSQTLQFKIASDLNKGRLLPQYWGELPAFECVDNGVRFCPISNPYTPEVTYKHSRFYISLPEDVEVVDNNKDAFIAFDPGVRTFLTGFDGQKMIEFGNGDIHRIVRLCQWLDKLRSFRDLSKGFKNRHLRYRLSQKMKRVTRRIRNLVDEMHRQVASWVAKNYRVIALPTYETSQMVCRAVRKIKSKTARSMLSFAPYRFSQVLEHQCTRNGSVLIRHTEEFTSKTCSRCGHIHYSLGGQKIFKCSNCGNHLPRDWNGALGNFLKALWDTTLLNSASFDCVQMTVFV; from the coding sequence ATGAAGTGGGTAAGGCTGAATCGTAAAACCTACAACATGGCAATAGCCTACCTCAATCAAAAGCAGGGATTTGACAGAACAGGGATTGGAGGCACAGGAAAACAAGCATTCAAGACCTTTTTTAAAGCCCACATCCGACCAGACTGGTTAAAAAATGAGCTACCCGCAGCGATTTTGGATCAAGCTGTTATGGAGGCATACTCAGCGTGGAGTACGACACAGCGCCATCCCAAAACTATTAGTAAGGGTAAAGACAAAAAGCCACATCCACAAGCTGGGTTGAAGATTGCCAAGTTTCGCTCTATTCGTGACTCATCGCAGACATTACAGTTTAAGATTGCATCTGATTTAAACAAAGGTCGATTGCTACCGCAGTACTGGGGTGAGCTACCAGCGTTTGAGTGTGTTGATAATGGTGTCAGGTTTTGCCCAATCTCTAATCCTTATACTCCAGAAGTCACATATAAACATAGTCGATTCTACATTTCATTACCAGAGGATGTAGAAGTCGTTGACAATAACAAAGATGCGTTCATTGCTTTTGACCCTGGTGTGCGGACATTCCTCACAGGTTTTGATGGTCAGAAGATGATTGAGTTTGGCAATGGTGACATTCATCGAATTGTCAGATTATGTCAATGGTTAGATAAACTCCGTTCATTCAGGGATTTATCTAAAGGTTTCAAGAACCGTCATCTGCGCTATCGGCTATCCCAAAAGATGAAGCGGGTAACAAGACGGATTCGCAATCTTGTGGATGAAATGCACCGCCAAGTTGCATCTTGGGTGGCCAAGAACTACAGGGTGATTGCCTTACCAACTTACGAAACATCTCAAATGGTTTGTCGCGCCGTGCGTAAAATCAAAAGCAAAACGGCGCGGTCAATGTTGAGCTTTGCTCCATATCGCTTCAGTCAAGTGTTAGAGCATCAATGTACCAGAAATGGCTCGGTTTTGATCCGGCACACTGAAGAATTCACCAGTAAGACTTGTTCTCGTTGTGGGCATATCCACTATTCATTAGGCGGACAAAAAATCTTTAAATGTTCCAATTGCGGCAATCATCTACCGCGAGATTGGAATGGAGCCTTGGGGAATTTCCTCAAGGCGTTGTGGGATACCACCTTGCTGAACTCAGCAAGCTTTGATTGCGTTCAGATGACAGTCTTTGTCTAG
- a CDS encoding DUF1392 domain-containing protein, with translation MTEQITDLERCWFLSPPWGQEIPPVEINLSEKVYFKTDRTFGYCCGVQWYGDCWNYIIEIKNDFIYATKDQIIATGNIQPSTVKKPSFVLGERVLLQFGDRGTKQRLILGIELIEKSWFYLVELASPSFSASSTMTNRFSLVREEDLVRVRV, from the coding sequence ATGACAGAACAAATCACAGATTTAGAAAGATGTTGGTTTTTATCCCCACCTTGGGGTCAAGAAATTCCCCCGGTTGAAATCAATTTATCTGAAAAAGTCTACTTCAAAACTGATAGAACATTTGGCTACTGCTGTGGAGTGCAGTGGTATGGCGATTGCTGGAATTACATTATTGAGATCAAAAATGACTTCATCTACGCCACAAAAGATCAAATTATTGCCACCGGTAATATACAACCCAGCACTGTGAAAAAACCTTCTTTCGTGTTGGGAGAGCGGGTACTGTTGCAATTTGGCGATCGCGGTACAAAGCAAAGGCTAATTCTGGGGATTGAGTTAATCGAAAAGTCCTGGTTTTATCTGGTGGAGTTGGCATCACCTAGTTTTTCTGCATCATCCACCATGACCAATCGCTTTTCTTTGGTGCGAGAAGAAGACTTGGTGCGGGTGAGGGTCTGA
- a CDS encoding RNA-guided endonuclease InsQ/TnpB family protein, producing MRLVERHIVKTNHQFYKEIDDLAWRSKNLYNYVNYLVRQSFIFDGKYLNNAAIFHLVKHHESYTALPRKVSNQVLMVLHRNWKSFFETHKAYKQNPSKFKGCPKLPKYKNKEKGRNIVIYELGAISKPLLKQGVIKLSQTEIQFPTKASNIQQVRLIPQCGQYVVEVVYLQDATPQQLNPDWVAGIDIGLDNLAALTSNKPGFKPVLVNGRPLKAINQQYNKAKARLQSQLKGNAKTSRRIQALTCKRNNRIDNYLHNASRWIINHLASAGIGTLVIGKNDQWKQEINLGTTTNQNFVSIPHARFIEQLKYKAELVAMTVLINEESYTSASSFLDLDPIPVYQEGVKHSFSGKRIKRAWYQSANGRFIHADINASLNITRKVVPAAFSLGIAGIAVCPSRITPGKVAI from the coding sequence ATGAGATTAGTAGAGCGTCATATTGTCAAAACAAATCATCAATTTTACAAAGAAATAGATGATTTAGCATGGCGTTCTAAGAATCTGTATAACTACGTCAACTATTTAGTTCGGCAATCATTCATTTTTGACGGTAAGTATCTCAATAATGCAGCCATATTCCATCTAGTAAAACACCATGAATCATACACAGCTTTGCCAAGAAAGGTAAGCAATCAAGTATTGATGGTGTTGCACCGGAATTGGAAATCATTTTTTGAGACACACAAAGCTTACAAGCAAAACCCGTCAAAGTTCAAAGGTTGTCCGAAATTGCCCAAGTACAAAAATAAAGAAAAGGGGCGAAATATCGTAATTTATGAACTTGGTGCAATTTCAAAACCGTTACTAAAACAAGGAGTAATCAAATTATCTCAAACTGAAATCCAATTTCCCACAAAAGCCAGCAACATTCAGCAAGTGCGCCTAATTCCCCAGTGCGGACAGTATGTAGTTGAAGTGGTGTATTTGCAAGACGCAACGCCACAACAATTAAATCCTGATTGGGTAGCTGGTATTGATATCGGATTAGATAATTTAGCGGCGTTAACTTCAAACAAGCCCGGATTCAAACCAGTTCTTGTTAACGGACGACCACTAAAAGCTATCAACCAACAATATAACAAAGCTAAAGCTCGTCTGCAATCTCAACTCAAGGGTAACGCTAAAACATCACGCCGGATTCAAGCATTAACTTGCAAGCGTAACAACCGGATTGATAATTATCTGCACAATGCCAGCCGATGGATTATTAATCACTTAGCTAGTGCGGGTATTGGTACATTGGTGATTGGTAAAAATGACCAATGGAAACAAGAAATTAATCTGGGTACAACAACTAATCAGAACTTCGTGAGTATTCCTCATGCGCGGTTTATTGAGCAGTTAAAATACAAAGCTGAATTAGTTGCTATGACCGTTTTGATTAACGAAGAAAGCTATACATCGGCTTCATCATTCTTGGACTTAGATCCAATCCCAGTTTATCAAGAAGGCGTGAAACATAGTTTTAGTGGCAAGAGAATCAAAAGGGCTTGGTACCAATCTGCTAATGGAAGATTTATCCATGCAGATATTAACGCTAGTCTGAATATAACAAGAAAGGTAGTCCCTGCGGCTTTTAGCTTAGGGATAGCGGGTATTGCAGTTTGCCCTTCTCGGATTACTCCGGGTAAAGTAGCGATTTAG
- a CDS encoding type II toxin-antitoxin system RelE/ParE family toxin, with amino-acid sequence MNYRLIIKDRATEDLRHLANYILVNGNADVAVKFLNAAETTFAQLQKNPGMGKVTQLVVSKLGEIRQWRVKDFQDYLVFYRIQNTTIEILRVFHGARDLANILSELDEEL; translated from the coding sequence ATGAACTATCGGTTGATCATCAAAGACCGGGCAACCGAAGATTTGCGGCACCTAGCCAACTACATATTAGTCAATGGGAATGCAGATGTGGCTGTTAAATTTTTAAATGCTGCCGAAACGACATTTGCTCAGTTGCAAAAGAATCCTGGAATGGGGAAGGTAACGCAGTTGGTGGTATCGAAATTAGGTGAAATCCGACAATGGCGTGTCAAGGATTTTCAGGATTATTTAGTTTTTTATCGTATTCAAAATACTACGATTGAAATTCTTCGGGTATTTCATGGAGCAAGGGATTTAGCAAATATACTTAGTGAATTGGATGAAGAGCTTTAA
- a CDS encoding restriction endonuclease, with protein sequence MPIPDYQAIMLPLLKFTTDQKEHSLQETIDALADHFQLTEDERKELLPSGRQPTFNNRVGWARTYLKKAGLVESTKRGYFRITDRGIDTIKTNPVEINAKILRQFPEFLEFQNYTQQSEESTSNGSGTEINTTRTPEEDVELAIQKLTKELASDLLQIIKNSSPAFFEKLVVDLLVKMGYGGTRKDAGKTVGRSGDGGIDGIINEDRLGLDVIYIQAKRWENSVGRPEIQKFAGALQGFRAKKGVFITTSTFTNEAKDYVSRIDSKIVLIDGEMLTQLMIENNVGVTPFTVYEVKKVDSDYFTDS encoded by the coding sequence ATGCCCATCCCTGACTATCAAGCGATAATGCTACCGTTACTCAAATTTACCACCGACCAGAAGGAACACTCACTACAGGAAACAATTGATGCTTTGGCAGATCACTTCCAATTAACTGAAGATGAACGAAAAGAACTCTTGCCTAGTGGCCGTCAACCAACTTTTAATAATCGTGTAGGGTGGGCGCGTACTTATTTAAAAAAAGCAGGATTAGTGGAGTCAACTAAACGAGGCTATTTCCGTATAACTGATAGAGGAATCGATACAATTAAAACTAATCCTGTTGAGATTAATGCTAAAATTTTAAGACAATTTCCAGAATTTCTAGAATTTCAAAACTATACTCAACAATCAGAGGAAAGCACATCTAATGGTAGTGGGACTGAAATCAATACAACTCGCACACCAGAAGAAGATGTAGAGCTTGCCATTCAAAAGCTGACAAAAGAATTAGCATCAGATTTACTACAGATAATTAAAAATTCTTCTCCTGCTTTCTTTGAAAAACTGGTAGTCGATTTATTAGTCAAAATGGGCTATGGTGGTACTCGCAAGGATGCAGGCAAAACAGTAGGGCGTAGTGGCGATGGTGGAATTGACGGTATCATCAATGAAGACCGTCTTGGCTTAGATGTGATTTATATTCAAGCTAAACGCTGGGAAAATTCTGTAGGTCGTCCTGAAATTCAAAAGTTTGCTGGTGCTTTGCAAGGGTTTCGAGCTAAAAAGGGTGTGTTTATAACAACATCAACATTTACAAATGAAGCTAAAGACTATGTTTCAAGAATTGACAGCAAGATTGTTCTGATTGATGGTGAAATGCTTACTCAGTTAATGATTGAAAATAATGTTGGTGTTACGCCATTTACTGTATATGAAGTCAAGAAAGTTGATTCAGATTATTTTACGGATAGTTAA
- a CDS encoding helix-turn-helix domain-containing protein — protein sequence MGKRMIAWRLNEIMAKKRIRNKDLAAALGIDENSVHRLRRTDEMPRLTAERLNGLCIALECQPGDLIVFIPDDDTNSTITGDKPNKPKPIPVKEYLKSKVEKSQAEDIAA from the coding sequence ATGGGCAAGCGAATGATTGCTTGGAGGTTAAACGAAATAATGGCAAAGAAAAGGATCAGGAATAAAGATTTAGCAGCAGCTTTAGGAATTGACGAAAATTCCGTTCACAGATTAAGACGAACGGATGAAATGCCTCGATTAACGGCGGAAAGGCTTAATGGCCTTTGCATTGCGCTTGAATGCCAACCAGGAGATTTAATTGTCTTTATTCCCGATGACGATACAAACAGCACAATTACAGGAGACAAACCAAACAAACCTAAACCTATTCCTGTCAAAGAATACTTAAAATCTAAAGTTGAGAAATCCCAAGCAGAGGATATAGCAGCATAA
- the tnpA gene encoding IS200/IS605 family transposase, with product MYHHGFRSVYRLNAHIVLVVKYRRKAINAEILNRLKEIITDTLKKWDCELLEFNGEPDHVHILIDYKPDKPLSTLIGNIKTVSSRLIRKEFPSLAKKYFYNKPYFWTGAYFVASCGGVTVEQLKNYLENQEQPK from the coding sequence ATGTACCATCATGGTTTTAGGTCTGTTTACAGACTTAACGCTCATATCGTTTTAGTTGTGAAGTACCGCAGAAAAGCTATTAATGCAGAAATCCTAAACAGGTTGAAAGAAATAATCACAGATACCCTTAAAAAATGGGATTGTGAACTGTTAGAGTTTAACGGTGAACCAGATCATGTTCACATATTAATTGACTACAAACCAGATAAACCGCTATCAACATTGATTGGAAATATCAAAACAGTGAGTAGCAGGTTAATACGTAAAGAGTTCCCCTCGTTGGCTAAAAAATACTTCTACAACAAGCCTTACTTTTGGACTGGTGCGTATTTTGTGGCTAGTTGTGGTGGTGTCACAGTTGAGCAATTAAAGAATTACCTTGAGAACCAAGAACAACCAAAATAA